CATAAGATCGATCATTGATAGTTGGATCGAATTCCTCTTTTAAGGTACCTTCTTTTGCTTTATCCCCCATATTTGCTGGGACTGATAAATCAACTGAATTTTCCTGTTCGAATTCTTTTTCAAAATTCATAAATTCCAACTCCTTTAAGGCAAATCTATTAATTTTTATTTTTTACTTTAGCTGATAAATCTTAAGAAATTATTAACAAACATTAACGAGATTTGAAAAAATTTAAGAAAAAAATATTATTTTAGAAAAGGAGCATCCTCAAGACTGATGAAAAAGTTCAAAAAGCTTCAGTCCGTGGAAATTTGATGACAAATTTCGTTCCTTTTCCTTTTTCACTAAAAACATTTATTTCACCGTTATGCAACAGCACTAATTGCTTGACAATAGACAGCCCAAGACCAAACTCTCCATAAGGGTTGCTCGTCCTTGATATATCAGCTTTATAAAAACGGTGCCATATATTTTCTACTTCACTAGGATCTATACCCATTCCTGTATCCTCTACTTCAATGACCGCTGCATTCTCCTCGCATCGACCTCTAAGCCAAATGGTTCCGTCTGCAGTGAATTGAATACTATTTTTTGTGATGTTAAGCAGAATTTGTAATAGCCGGTCATAGTCAGCATTGACATAAACATCGGGTGGTGACTCGACCACAATTTGATTATTTCTTTCTTCTGCTTGAAAGCTTAACTGCTCCTGGATAATTTCCAAAACCTCCATGAGCTGAATATCTTCTCGGAACAATCGGATCTGGTTCGAACGAATTTTATCGTAATCAAGGTTTTCATTTACAAGGCGGATCAGCCTTTTGGCTTCTTGACTTACTAAGCTAATTCCCCTTTCCTTGTCTTCTTCCGGAATCATATTATTTTTCAATCCTTCAATCATGCCGCTGATGGTTGTTAACGGTGTCCGAAGTTCATGAGAAACATCTGACATAAATTGCCGTCGGCGGTTTTCCAAACTTTCAATTTCCTCCATAGAGGCATTAATCTTATGGACCATATGGTTGAAATCCTCGGCCAATTCACCAATTTCATCATAATTAGAAGAATGAACATTTACATTATAATTGCCTGAAGAAACTAGGGAGGTAGCCTCCCGGAGCCGTTTAATCCGCTTCACATGAATACGAGATAAGAACCAGCTCTGTAAAAAGGATACGGCAAACGCGATCAATATGGTATACATTAATATTTTATTGATTTGGTGAATCATATCACTTGAACCGCTGATTGATGAAGCCAATATAATACCACCAATAAATTCTCCGTTTTCCAAATAGGGTAAAACTACAAAGGTGACACCTTCTTGACCAAATCGTTTAAAATCGGCATTAACAATTAACGTATGGCCATTTTCTACTTTTTTCCACTCCGATTCAGATAATACGTTGACGACAAGGCCATGTCTTGCAGTTAAATAATTCCTATTCTGGTCAAACAAGCTGAAGTTTATCTTTCGGGCATCAAGGACAGAGCTGTATTCATTAATAATTTGATTGGCAGAAAAAGGTGAACTCTTGATATCAGCCAAAATGGCTTTACCGTATGAAATAAGCTCCTCTGCTTTATTCTGATAAACTAAATTTTCAAGATAATGGGCAAATAATAGACTTAATAATAAAAATGCTACTAGGATAATACTGATATGGCTAAAGAACTGTTGGTAGAAATATTTAAACTTCATCTGCTTTAGTCGAATCATCAAACTTATAACCAACTCCCCAAACGGTATGGAAAAATGGCTTGGCGCTTGTTTCCACCTTTTTTCTCAGTCGTTTAATATGAACATCTACTGTTCGTTCATCCCCATAGAACTGATAGCCCCAAACCCGTTCAAGCAATTGTTCTCTCGAAAAAACCTGTCGAGGATGCTCCACCATGTAATACAATAAATCAAACTCTTTCGGTGTCAGATTCGTTATAAGTGTTCCGTCAACCATCACTTCCCTCGTTGTCTTGGTTACATGAAAATGTTCTGTTTGTAATACATTGTCCTCATGTCCGTTTGGCATCTGCGCCTGAAATCGTCGGGTTACCGCTTTAATTCTTGCCATTAATGTCAAAGGACTAAATGGTTTTGTCACATAATCATCTGCCCCCATTTCCAGACCGAGTACCTGGTCTGATTCACTATCTTTTGCCGTTAACATAATGATGGGTACGGTAAACTTCTCTTCTCTGATTTTACGGCAAATTGTGACGCCATCCATGCTTGGCAGCATCCAGTCGACAATTAATGCATCCCATGTACCTGATTTAAAACGCTGATAACCTTCCAAGCCATCATTGACAAACTCACCCTCTATCTTTTCTTTTGCAAAGAACATTTCGATCATGGAACATACACTTTTATTATCTTCTATTACCAATATTTTCAAATTTCATCATCTCCCAAAACAAAAACATTACCTACCAATAGTGTATACGATTTTTAGGGCATATCAAACGTTCTGCCTAATTCTTCCCAATCAATTAACAGTTTGTTCATAGTTTTTTAATAAATTAGCGGTTCTGTATTTTCCGCGCCAATTAGCATTGCTCTTTAACATCATCTCATAAATGAAAAAGCCTTGAACAATGTTCAAGACTTTTTCAGAGATCATATCACTTTTGCAGGTTCTCCGGCAAATAAAGCAGCTGCGTTGATACCTAGCATTTTATCAATTTGCTGTTCGTTTATACCGCCTTCACGCAAAACCGGAAGAATATTCTCAAAAATATGGGCTGGCTGCCAGTTCTCCATAATTTTAGCCACTTGTTCATTCATCACCGGCGGCCTGCCCAGCCAAATATTTACTGTATCGTGTGCCAATAAAATCTGATCTTCGTAACCTTCTTTTAATAATGACAAAAGTGTCGTGACTCGTTCATGATCGAACGGTGTTCCCGCTAAAACTTGACATCCAAAGCGGTCAAATCCTATCCGGACACCCTTCTCCATCACTTCCTTGTGATAATCTGGATTGGTGTTGCCGCACATGTGTCCTATAACGATTTTATTTGGGTCAACCCCCAGCTCAATCAGCATTTTAGCTTGCTCAGGGCCCATTGTTCCTTCCTGCGTATGCGTCAGGATCACGATTCCGGTTTCCTGATGGATTCTAGCGGCTGCACGGAAAAATAATTGTTCATATTCAGTTATTTCATCCTTGCTCGATGCAAGTTTAATTATTCCCGGTTTAATCCCGGTTCCTGCAATCCCTTCAGTAATTTCTGATTTAAACATTTGATAGATTTCTTCTTCAGCTGTCCCAAGTGCCTGCCTAAGCTTAAAATAAGGCGGAGCTCCTTCTCCTTCATAATAATATCCTGTTGCACAGATGATTTGCAGGCCCGTCGCTTCCGAGATTTTCCTCAAAAATAATGGATCCCTGCCGCACTCATTTGGGGTTGGATCGACAACAGTCTGCACACCGTACCTCTGCATGAGTCTGGCAATTCCAATAGCAGTTTCTAAAGCCTCTTCTTCTTTAAACCCACCAAGTGTTACATCACCTTGATACCCCGGGTAGCCAAAAATAAAGTGTTCATGGATGAGAGTTTTCCCTAGCTGGTCAATGAATATTGGTCCTGTAACGGTTTCTACTGTTTTCATAATATGGGTCACCCTTTCATCTTCCTTTATAAACGATGGCTTGTAACGTTTTAATGGAGTATTTACAATATGCAATCAGATTTTTGCTGCTTTAGAATTCATTACTTTCCTTTAAATTCTGGCTTCCGCTTCTCCTTAAATGCTTTAATCCCTTCCTGATGGTCCTCCGTTTGAACCATTAACATCTGAATCAGTCGCTCTTGCTCAAGAATTTCTGCTAAAGATGCGGTAAAGGCCTGATCTACTAATTTCTTTTGTTTCCCATATGATTTTCCCGGGCCATGCGCTAATTTTAATGCCAGTTTGGTTGTTTCTTCCTGAAGTTTTTCTAATGGGTAAAGGAAATTGATCACACCTAATTGATATAGACGCTCAGCTGATATCGGTTCAGCAGTAAAAAGGAATTGTTTTGCCAAATGCGGTCCGATTAGTCTTGGAAGGAAGTAAGAGCCGCCACCATCGGAAATTAGACCTACTTGTGAAAAGCTTAAAGCATATTTACTATCCTCTGCGGCAACAATTAAATCACAGGCTAACGCCAAATTGAAACCTGCACCTGCTGCAAAGCCATGGACTGCAGCAATAATCGGTTTTTCCGTTTCTTTCATTTGTAAAATTAGTTCATTCAGCTTGCCAATATGCTCATAAACTTGAACAGCTCCCGATTGTCCCATCGTTTTGACATCCCCGCCGGCACTGAATGAACGTCCTGCGCCAGATAAGACAATAACTTGAATATCCTCGTCAGTTTGGGCGTTTTTCAAGGCCTCTTTTAATCCTAAAATCATTTGAGGGCTAAAGGCATTTAAACTTTCTGGACGGTTCAATGTTAACGATAAAACTGGTCCCAATTTCTCTACGATTAAATGTTCTTGTGTCAAAATTCATCTTCCCTTTCTTTTTTATTTGGCACTATTAAATTTTCCTGTTGATTTTGCTCAAGGCACGAGCGGTTCGCGGGCGTGCCGGAAGAGCCTCCTTGGTGCTGAAGCACCTTCGGGGTCTCCCCGGCCCCGTACTCCCGCAGGACATTGAATGACTTCCTTGAATTCGCCCACACACGAAGGAAATGCGTTAGCATTTTCGAGAAGTCTTCGTGCCTTCCGCTCCAATCAACAGTGTTTGAATATCAACATTGTTCTTTAACATTGCCTTTTATTTAAACAGCACGGCTAAACTTGCCTGTTGATTTTTTACTGCGATCAACAAAATGGACAAAATGGCAAGGTTTAATCAGCCAGCCGCCATCTACGAGTTATTGTCATATTAAATTTTTTCGTTTGCCACCAAAGTTCCATGCTGAATAAGCCCTGCGGTAAAACGATTTAATCCGGCGAAACGTTGATCATTTGTCTGACCTTTTTTAAACCGATAATAGATTTGCTGAACAATCACAGCAAGCTTGAAGTAGGCAAAGGTTAAATAAAAATGTAAATCTGAGACATCTCTGCCGCTTTTTTTGGCATATAACTCGATAAAATCCCTGCGCGTGAGAAATCCTTTGTAAACCGCCGTAACAGGATCTTTTCCGAGCCCTTTTTTCAAGGTTTCAGGATCATCAGGAAGATTCCAATAGCTCATCGCCACTCCAAGGTCAGCTAGAGGATCGCCTACTGTTGTCATTTCCCAATCAAAAAGGCCTGACATTTTCGTGAAGTCCTCCGTTAACATGACATTATTCAATTTGTAGTCATAATGAATGATGGTTACCTCTTCATTTGCTGGAATATGATCTTTGAGCCACTGCATTAAGGCTTCCACCCCTGCAATTTCATCCGTTTTCGCTCGTTCATATCTGCCGATCCAGCCATGAACCTGACGTTCCATGAATCCCTTAGGCTTGCTTATTTCCGCAAGTCCTGTTTCCTTGTATGAAATGGAATGCAATTCTACAAGTTTATCAACCATTATTTCAGAAATTTGCTTGCATAGTTCCGGTGTCACCTGAACCCCTTCAGGAAATGATGTATCAAGGACAATGCCTCGTTTTCTTTCCATAATGAAGAAAGGACTGCCGACGATTTCAGGCTGCTTCGAAAAGACCAGTGTTTTTGGTGCCACAGGAAAAATGGGATTCAATTCAGAGAGAATTTTGCACTCTCGTTCCATATCATGGGCTTTCGGTGCTACTGGACCAAGAGGTGGACGTCTCAACACAGCCTCCCATTCTCCCATCTTTAGTTGATAGGTTAAATTGGAGTGGCCTGCTGAAAATTGAAGAACTTCAAGAGGTTCATTCGGCAACGAATCTATTTGCTCGCGTAGAAAATTTTCTAAAATCTTTAAGTTCAACTCTTCTCCCTGCCTAACAGGGATAACATCCTTACTTACTTGATGAGGCATGTTCATCCTCCTATTGATTCGAAATATTCAGTTTTATTACTTTGAACTCAAACTCTAAATTGACACATTATTAAATACTAACCAGTCAGTATGTTTTTTGTCTTAAAGAGGGTGTTTTTGTAAATAACCCCCTCTTTTACTTTTCGTTAATCCATTTGTATTCCCTTTAAAATCATTTCCACAAAAATTTCCGTTACTTCATAATCAGTCGCACTGCCGCTTGGATTAAACCACTGATAGCTCCAATTCGTAATTCCCAAAATGCCAAATGTAATAATTTCGGCATTTAAATCAGGGCGGAATTCCCCTTTCTGAATCCCTTTCTTCATTAATTCTTCAATGTTATAACGAAATTGATCTCGTTTTTGAACAATCAGGGCAAGGCGTTCTTCGTTTAAATTTTTCATTTCCCGAAAAAAGATTTTGGCGGCTGAACCTCGCGTTTTGATATCAGATATTAACATGAAAATGATATCAAATAATTTTTGTTTACATGTCTTCGAGTCGTCCATTAGGATTCTTTCCTGCTGGGCAAGCAGTTCATTAATATATCCATGGTGGATATCCATTAACAGTTCTTCTTTACTTGAAAAGTAATAGTAAAAAGTCCCTTTTGTCACCCCGAGAGAATCAACGATATCCTGAATCGAGGTTTCACTAAAACCTTTCTGTTCGAATAAGCGGATGCTTTGCCCTGTTATTTTCTCTTTCACTTTTGTGTCCTCGCAATCTGATAAATATCTACCGGAAATTATACCATACTCTTTTCTCCCCTTTATAGAACAATCCATGATTCCTTAAGGATTTTCCATTTTAAAATATCAACTTTAAGATTACTTTTTAAGAGATTCTTCTCTTAAAGTACGTCTTAGGATTTTTCCAACTCCCGTTTTCGGCAGTTCCTTACGAAACTCCACAATCCGCGGAACCTTATAGGCAGCCAGATGTTGGCGGCAATACGTCATGATTTCTTCTTCAGTCGCTGTTTTTCCCGCCTTCAAGACCATTACTGCCTTCACATCCTCACCCCGATAAGGATCAGGGACACCGATAACAACAGCCTCTTGAATGGATGGATGTTCATATAATACTTCTTCAATATCACGAGGATAAATATTATAACCGCTAGCAATAATCATATCTTTTTTCCGGTCTACGATATATAAATATCCGTCTTCATCTACTTTAGCAATATCTCCAGTATATAACCAACCATCTCGAAGAGTATTGGCTGTTTCTTCCGGCATATTCCAATATCCCTTCATAACCTGTGGACCTTTAATGATAACTTCACCTAGTTCACCTGTTGGCACTTCTTTTGTACCAGTTGCAAGGTCCACAATTTTATATTCTGTTGATGGCACTCCAATTCCTACACTTCCAGGTTTTCTTTCTGCAAATGGAGGATTACAGTGCGTTGTTGGCGAAGCTTCTGATAAACCATATCCTTCGAGAATTTTTGACCCTGTTTTGTTTTCAAAACTGCGCAGTAGTTCAACCGGCATCGGTGCACTTCCGCTGTTACATGTTTCAATACAATTAATCCCATATTCTACAGCCTTTGGATGATTTGTAATGGCTACATACATCGTCGGAACTCCCGGAAAAATCGATGGCTGCTCATTTTTTATCGTGTTTAAAACCTCTTCCAAGTCAAAACGAGGCAGCATGATCGATTCTGAGCCCATAAATATAGACAGATTCATACAAGAACTCATTCCAAAAACATGAAATAATGGAATCACGGTTAAACATTTTTCCTTGCCAAATTCCATTTCATGTTTAAAGAATTCATAGGCTTGAAGAACATTGGCTAATAAATTCTTATGTGTCAGCATTGCGCCTTTTGAGAGGCCGGTTGTTCCTCCTGTATATTGAAGGATTGCGACATCGTGCTCCGGCTCAAACTCTACTGGAGTGACCATTCCATTTCCTTCTTGCAGAAACTCTTCAAAACTGCGGTCTGGAGTGAAATCCTGTACAGAAGGCTGCAGGCTCACAACGATCACTTGTTTTAAATTGGTTTGCTCTTGCACGCTTTTTACCCTTGGATATAATGTATCAAGAATAACTATTGTTTCAGCCCCGGAGTCATTTAAAATATATTCAAGCTCTCTCTCCACAGACATTGGGTTAACCTGTGTAACGATGCCACCTGCATTTAGGATCCCGTAATAGGCAATTACGTATTGCGGACAGTTTGGAAGCATAACGGCAACCCTGTCTCCCTTATGGACCTGGTTATGCTGAAGACTAGAAGTGAATGCTTGGGATAGTTGATAAACTTCTTGATAACTAAACTTTCTTCCGTAAAATGACAGGGCATGGTGATCAGGAAATTTCTCAAATGTATTTTTTAAAATCTGCCCCAAAGGTATATTTGGAATTTCAATGTTTGTTGCAATGGATTCAGGATAATGTTTATGCCACATTTTCGTTTCACTCATCGAAATACCTCCAAACAGTAATTAAAGAACTAAAAGGTATGACCGCCGCCATCAACGGACAGGGTTGTTCCGGTAATAAAAGAAGCTTCATCTGACGCCAAAAATGCAACTGCATTCGCTACCTCATCGGGAGTGCCAATCCTTCCTAGGGCATTCGCCTTTGAAATAATCGGCCACTTCCACTCATTTTGTTTCCAATTTTCTATAATTTTGGTATCGATTACTCCTGGGGCAATAGCATTTACCCGAATATTGTATTTTCCATATTCAAGGGCGGCATTTTTTGTTAGCACGACAACACCTGCTTTTGAAGCGTTATAAGCTGATGTATATTTCTGCCCTTTTAGCCCTAGTAAACTCGTAGTATTAATAATGGATCCTCCACCGGCTTTGATTAATTCTGGGACAGCATATTTGATCCCTAAAAACACTCCTTTGAGGTTGATGTCAACTACACGGTCCCATTCATCTTCAGATAATTCCACACTCCGGACTTCAGAATGACCAATCCCTGCATTATTAAACATAATGTTGAATGAACCGAAGGTGTCGCTTACCTTTCTAATTAATTGTTGAACATCAGTTGAATCTGAAACATCCGTCTTCACAAAAATAGCTTTTCCACCTAAATCATTTATCATTTTAAGAGTTTCTTCTCCCGAATTAGCATCAAGTTCGGCAATTGCTACATTTGCCCCTTCTTTGGCAAAACGCAGAGCTGTAGCGCGTCCTATCCCACTGCCACCTCCAGTAACAATTGCTGTTTTTCCCTGTAGATTCATTTTCGTCATTCCTTTCTCTTATGAACACGCTTACAAAAAATGATATCATTGCGATCTTGCAATCTTAAAAAACCATTCTTCTATTAAGCTAGGGAAAATGGAAAAATGGACTCTTAACTCCAACTTATACCAACCAGTTAGTATGTAGATACTTTCATTATACATTTAAATTAAAAATATTCCAATTCTTTTCAAAATATTCTAATTACTTTTTTCATTTAAGCCCTTTATCTATGGTGATTTTAAGCAAAATTAACTCCGGACGAAATAGATGATTCTAAATCGGACAGAGTTAACTTGGATCCCTTAAAAAAGTATTTAAAAATAAATACATTTAACTGTTTAGCATAATATAATTATTGTTTAATTGATAAAGACTCCTCTGCAGTTTGGCGAACAAGCCAATCTGAAAGACGTTTGGTTAACTCCGGATGGAGCGGCAGATTCGCTTCTGCAAAAATATCTTTTTTTACAGATAACATTGTGGAAGTTTGGGTTACGAATTTACAAGAATGGCCCATATTTTCAACTACATGATACTCGCAATCTCCTTTTACATAATTCGGAAGCTCTTTTAGTATTTCGGGATTTGCTTGAATATCCCTTGCACCTGTTATGGCAAGAACTGGACAAGAAACATTCGCTAAATCTTCTTTCACATTATAAGCAAAATGCTCCCGAAACCATTTTGCGTTTATTTTAACAAATCCTTGTTTTATTACAGCTTCATTCGCGGCTAAAAATTTTTGAATTTGCTTTTGAGCTTGTGATTCAACTTTTTTATGGACACCTAACATTCGCAGTAAAGCCCCTTGGAACCCTTTGGCATTCAAAATATCCTGTGTTGCAATATCCCTTTGTCTTTTCAAGGCTTCACTAAGTCGCTCCACTGCTCCTGAAAGCAGAATTAAGCCCCCAAGCCTTTCTCTTACAGCCACCGCAGTTCCAATAGTGCATCCCTCACTATGACCTAACACTATGACTTTTTCAGGGTCTACTTCAGGTAAAGATTTTAAGAATTGTACAGAAGTACACGCATCTTCTACCAAATCCCACAAACCGGCGGAATAGAACTCACCACCACTACCTCCTGTACCTCGTTTATCATAACGTAAATTAATAATCCCAAACTCTGTTAAATAGGCTGCTATTTGCTGGTATAGTTTTAAATCCTTACTTTCACTTATTTTACCGTTTCGATCAATTTTTCCTGATCCCGTAATTATCAAAATGGCAGGACTTTTCTCTCTACTAGTATCAGGAACAGACAACGAACCTTTGATTGCAACTGAACTTTGAATCGTAACATCTTTTTCAAAACCTGTCATTAGATTCTCTCCCCATCTATTCAAGTGATTTATCTGGTATTAAAATCGTTGCAATGGTCCTTCTTCTTCTTCCTTTC
Above is a genomic segment from Neobacillus endophyticus containing:
- a CDS encoding sensor histidine kinase — encoded protein: MKFKYFYQQFFSHISIILVAFLLLSLLFAHYLENLVYQNKAEELISYGKAILADIKSSPFSANQIINEYSSVLDARKINFSLFDQNRNYLTARHGLVVNVLSESEWKKVENGHTLIVNADFKRFGQEGVTFVVLPYLENGEFIGGIILASSISGSSDMIHQINKILMYTILIAFAVSFLQSWFLSRIHVKRIKRLREATSLVSSGNYNVNVHSSNYDEIGELAEDFNHMVHKINASMEEIESLENRRRQFMSDVSHELRTPLTTISGMIEGLKNNMIPEEDKERGISLVSQEAKRLIRLVNENLDYDKIRSNQIRLFREDIQLMEVLEIIQEQLSFQAEERNNQIVVESPPDVYVNADYDRLLQILLNITKNSIQFTADGTIWLRGRCEENAAVIEVEDTGMGIDPSEVENIWHRFYKADISRTSNPYGEFGLGLSIVKQLVLLHNGEINVFSEKGKGTKFVIKFPRTEAF
- a CDS encoding response regulator transcription factor → MKILVIEDNKSVCSMIEMFFAKEKIEGEFVNDGLEGYQRFKSGTWDALIVDWMLPSMDGVTICRKIREEKFTVPIIMLTAKDSESDQVLGLEMGADDYVTKPFSPLTLMARIKAVTRRFQAQMPNGHEDNVLQTEHFHVTKTTREVMVDGTLITNLTPKEFDLLYYMVEHPRQVFSREQLLERVWGYQFYGDERTVDVHIKRLRKKVETSAKPFFHTVWGVGYKFDDSTKADEV
- a CDS encoding phosphotriesterase family protein, whose amino-acid sequence is MMKTVETVTGPIFIDQLGKTLIHEHFIFGYPGYQGDVTLGGFKEEEALETAIGIARLMQRYGVQTVVDPTPNECGRDPLFLRKISEATGLQIICATGYYYEGEGAPPYFKLRQALGTAEEEIYQMFKSEITEGIAGTGIKPGIIKLASSKDEITEYEQLFFRAAARIHQETGIVILTHTQEGTMGPEQAKMLIELGVDPNKIVIGHMCGNTNPDYHKEVMEKGVRIGFDRFGCQVLAGTPFDHERVTTLLSLLKEGYEDQILLAHDTVNIWLGRPPVMNEQVAKIMENWQPAHIFENILPVLREGGINEQQIDKMLGINAAALFAGEPAKVI
- a CDS encoding enoyl-CoA hydratase/isomerase family protein, which gives rise to MTQEHLIVEKLGPVLSLTLNRPESLNAFSPQMILGLKEALKNAQTDEDIQVIVLSGAGRSFSAGGDVKTMGQSGAVQVYEHIGKLNELILQMKETEKPIIAAVHGFAAGAGFNLALACDLIVAAEDSKYALSFSQVGLISDGGGSYFLPRLIGPHLAKQFLFTAEPISAERLYQLGVINFLYPLEKLQEETTKLALKLAHGPGKSYGKQKKLVDQAFTASLAEILEQERLIQMLMVQTEDHQEGIKAFKEKRKPEFKGK
- a CDS encoding phosphotransferase family protein, whose amino-acid sequence is MPHQVSKDVIPVRQGEELNLKILENFLREQIDSLPNEPLEVLQFSAGHSNLTYQLKMGEWEAVLRRPPLGPVAPKAHDMERECKILSELNPIFPVAPKTLVFSKQPEIVGSPFFIMERKRGIVLDTSFPEGVQVTPELCKQISEIMVDKLVELHSISYKETGLAEISKPKGFMERQVHGWIGRYERAKTDEIAGVEALMQWLKDHIPANEEVTIIHYDYKLNNVMLTEDFTKMSGLFDWEMTTVGDPLADLGVAMSYWNLPDDPETLKKGLGKDPVTAVYKGFLTRRDFIELYAKKSGRDVSDLHFYLTFAYFKLAVIVQQIYYRFKKGQTNDQRFAGLNRFTAGLIQHGTLVANEKI
- a CDS encoding TetR/AcrR family transcriptional regulator encodes the protein MKEKITGQSIRLFEQKGFSETSIQDIVDSLGVTKGTFYYYFSSKEELLMDIHHGYINELLAQQERILMDDSKTCKQKLFDIIFMLISDIKTRGSAAKIFFREMKNLNEERLALIVQKRDQFRYNIEELMKKGIQKGEFRPDLNAEIITFGILGITNWSYQWFNPSGSATDYEVTEIFVEMILKGIQMD
- a CDS encoding long-chain-fatty-acid--CoA ligase, producing the protein MSETKMWHKHYPESIATNIEIPNIPLGQILKNTFEKFPDHHALSFYGRKFSYQEVYQLSQAFTSSLQHNQVHKGDRVAVMLPNCPQYVIAYYGILNAGGIVTQVNPMSVERELEYILNDSGAETIVILDTLYPRVKSVQEQTNLKQVIVVSLQPSVQDFTPDRSFEEFLQEGNGMVTPVEFEPEHDVAILQYTGGTTGLSKGAMLTHKNLLANVLQAYEFFKHEMEFGKEKCLTVIPLFHVFGMSSCMNLSIFMGSESIMLPRFDLEEVLNTIKNEQPSIFPGVPTMYVAITNHPKAVEYGINCIETCNSGSAPMPVELLRSFENKTGSKILEGYGLSEASPTTHCNPPFAERKPGSVGIGVPSTEYKIVDLATGTKEVPTGELGEVIIKGPQVMKGYWNMPEETANTLRDGWLYTGDIAKVDEDGYLYIVDRKKDMIIASGYNIYPRDIEEVLYEHPSIQEAVVIGVPDPYRGEDVKAVMVLKAGKTATEEEIMTYCRQHLAAYKVPRIVEFRKELPKTGVGKILRRTLREESLKK
- a CDS encoding SDR family NAD(P)-dependent oxidoreductase; amino-acid sequence: MNLQGKTAIVTGGGSGIGRATALRFAKEGANVAIAELDANSGEETLKMINDLGGKAIFVKTDVSDSTDVQQLIRKVSDTFGSFNIMFNNAGIGHSEVRSVELSEDEWDRVVDINLKGVFLGIKYAVPELIKAGGGSIINTTSLLGLKGQKYTSAYNASKAGVVVLTKNAALEYGKYNIRVNAIAPGVIDTKIIENWKQNEWKWPIISKANALGRIGTPDEVANAVAFLASDEASFITGTTLSVDGGGHTF
- a CDS encoding alpha/beta hydrolase — translated: MTGFEKDVTIQSSVAIKGSLSVPDTSREKSPAILIITGSGKIDRNGKISESKDLKLYQQIAAYLTEFGIINLRYDKRGTGGSGGEFYSAGLWDLVEDACTSVQFLKSLPEVDPEKVIVLGHSEGCTIGTAVAVRERLGGLILLSGAVERLSEALKRQRDIATQDILNAKGFQGALLRMLGVHKKVESQAQKQIQKFLAANEAVIKQGFVKINAKWFREHFAYNVKEDLANVSCPVLAITGARDIQANPEILKELPNYVKGDCEYHVVENMGHSCKFVTQTSTMLSVKKDIFAEANLPLHPELTKRLSDWLVRQTAEESLSIKQ